The Acidimicrobiales bacterium genome segment GCCCGCCTCACCGAGCGCGACCCCGACCTGGTGGTGCACCTCGGCGACTACCTCTACGAGACTTCGTCCGGTGCTTCGGTGCGGACGCACCAGCCGGCGGCCGACCCCGTCACCCTGGAGGAGTACCGGGCCCGCCACGCTCAGCAGCGCAGCGACCCCGCCCTCCTCGAGCTCCATCGGCGCGTGCCGGTGGCCGCCACGTGGGACGACCACGAGGTGGCGGGGAACGCCTGGCGGGACGGCGCCGAGGCCCACGACCCCTCCCGACAGGGGCCCTGGGGCGAGCGTCGGGCGGCCGCCATGCGGGCCTGGCTGGAGTGGCTCCCCGTCCGCCTCCCCGACCCCGACGACCCCGAGCGGATCTGGCGCTCGCTCCCCCTCGGCGGGGTCGCCGACCTCGTCCTCGTCGACACCCGCCACGACGACCGCGACGAACCCGTCGGTGCCGACCACCCCGATGCCGACGCCGCCGTCGCCGACCCCGACCGGCGCATGCTCTCCGACGCCCAGCGGGCGTGGCTGGCCGACGAGCTGCGCGGCTCCACCGCCGCCTGGCGGGTGGTCGCCAGTCAGGTCGTGGTGTCGCCGCTCGCCGTGGCGGTGCCCGAACCCCTCGCCGCCGCCGGGCGGCAGCTCGGCGTGGCCGTGGGCGGCCGGATCGTCAACGCCGACCAGTGGGACGGCTACGAGGCCGAGCGCGAGCGCTTCGTCGGACTGCTCGCCGAGGACGCGGTGGCCGACACGATCGTGCTCGCCGGCGACCTGCACTCGTCCTGGGCGTTCGAGCTGCCCGGTCCCGGCGGCGAGGGAGCCGACCCGGTGGCCGTCGAGCTCGTGACGCCGAGCATCACCGCCCCGTCCTTCGCCCGCCTGCTCGGCGTCGACGCCGCACCAGTGGCCGGTGCCGTGGCAGCGGCGCTCTTCGGTCAGCTCCCCCACCTCCGGTGGGCCGAGCTGCGCAGCCACGGCTATCTCGAGCTCGGCATCACCACCGACGGCGCCCAGGCCGACTGGTGGCACGTCACCGACGTCGACGAGCCCGACGCCGAGGAGGTGCATGCCGCGTCGTGGGCCGTCGAGCGGGGGACGCCGGCTCTGGTGGAAGCCGATGGCGCCATGGGCGCCAGAGCGGAGGAGGTCCCGGAGGCGCCGCCACCGGTGGGCACCGCAACCTCGGTCCCGCCAACCGACGGCGGCGGCGCTGGGCCATGGAAGTTCGGTTTGGTGGGAACCGCCGCCGTGGCAGCACTGGCCGTGGCCGTGCGGATGCGACGGAGAGGGAGCGATTGAAGGCCCACCTCGCTGGTGACCCGGACAGCACACCTCGCCTGGCGTCGGCCCGAGTCGTTGTGTGCGCAGCGAGCCTGCGCCAGATCTTCCTGTCCGGGGTTGACACTCCCAACCGGATGCGCTGATCATGAGCCCACACCTCCAACCGGAGGACCGATGGGGATAGATTTCTCGACGCCGAGAGGGGCCAGAGGTGGCTCTCGATCCCACCGATGTCACGGCCGGCGGAGGGCTGAGGGACAGGCGAGCGCGTCTCGGCATCCCAGCGGTGTTGGTGGTTCTCGCTGCTGCAGGCTGGTGGTGGAGCGTGCGGATGGCCGGTGAGATGAGTGGGGTGGCCTCCGCCGGCATGGACCCCATGGGTGACATGAGCGCAACGTCGATGGCCGGGCATTCGGTGACCTTCGCTGCATTCGTTGTCGCCTGGGTGGCGATGATGGCCGCGATGATGTTCCCGGCGATCTCACCGGTGGTCCGGTTGTATGCGCTTGCCGCTGCTCGCGGCCGGGTGGCTCCGTTGCCATTCTTCGTCGCCGCGTATCTCGTCGTCTGGGGCCTGGTGGGGGTCCCTGCTTACGTCGCGTGGCGGGCGCTCAAAGCGCCTCTCGCCGACGGCGCGACCTCTGCGGGCCGTCTGGCTGCGATCGTCTTGTTGGCGGCGGCCGCCTGGCAGCTCACGCCACTGAAGTCTGTCTGCCTTCGGCACTGTCGGTCACCGTTGTCGTTCTTCATGGAGCACGGTGGGAAGGCCAGGCGGCGGCTCGGCGCGTTCCGAATGGGTGCAGCCCATGGCTTGTTCTGCCTGGGGTGCTGCTGGGCGCTGATGGCCGTCCTCGTGGCGATGGGCACCATGAGCCTGGCCTGGATGGCCGTCCTTGCCGGGCTCATCTTCTTGGAGAAGAACGCCGCCTGGGGAGAGCGAGTGGCCACCATCGGAGCGGGCGCCTTCGCCGTTCTCGGCACAGGGCTCCTTCTGCACCCGCAATGGATCAGTTCACTGACATGAAAGGAAACCGATGACGACCACCGAGACGAAGACCGAGTGGAGACTGAAGGGCAAAGGCTACGAGTTCTGCAACTGCCAGCCCGGTTGCACGTGCAACTTCTCCGGCTTCCCCACCTCTGCTGATGGCAGCTGCAAGGCCGCCGTGGCCACCCGGGTCAGCGAGGGCAACTGCGGCGAGATCGACCTGTCCGGGATCGACGCCGTCGCCATCCTCGACTGGCCGAGCGCCATTCACGACGGTGGCGGCAAGGCGATCTTCGTGGTGCCGCCCGAGGTTTCCGAGGAGCAGCTCGGGGCCATGGCCCAGATCTTCACCGGTGAGCTCGGCGGCATGCCCTGGGAGATCCTCGGCACAACCTTCGAGGTGGCCGGAGTCGTCCGGGCTCCGGTGAACATCACCGACGATGGCATCAACAGCGGCTTCTCGATCCCGGGGGTGGGTGAAGCAAAAGGGGCGACCTTGAAGAACCCCGTCACCGACGAACCACACGGCGTCTCGATCGTGCTCGACCAGGGGTTCATCTGGAAGAAGGGCGACTGTGGCCAGGGAAGCTTCAACGTCGAAGCCGAAGGCATCAGCATGTCGTTCGAGAACAGCAACTGGATCTACTACGAGTTCGACTGGACCAACCAGGGATGAGCTGCACACCTGGGTGACAAGCCCCTTGTTGGGACGTGCCGTGTCTCAAGACATCGACGGCACGCCGCGCCTAGCGTGCAGCCAAAACGAGAGAAGGGGCTGTCATGGC includes the following:
- a CDS encoding DUF1326 domain-containing protein, translating into MTTTETKTEWRLKGKGYEFCNCQPGCTCNFSGFPTSADGSCKAAVATRVSEGNCGEIDLSGIDAVAILDWPSAIHDGGGKAIFVVPPEVSEEQLGAMAQIFTGELGGMPWEILGTTFEVAGVVRAPVNITDDGINSGFSIPGVGEAKGATLKNPVTDEPHGVSIVLDQGFIWKKGDCGQGSFNVEAEGISMSFENSNWIYYEFDWTNQG
- a CDS encoding alkaline phosphatase D family protein, whose product is MTAVSRRRFLGGAVAAGAAVTGRGARAAPAQEGPVTFTHGVASGDPLADRVILWTRAVALDGAPVDLRWLVATDPDLVHVVAEGTANSDAETDWTARVDAAGLAPGTIYFYRFEAGSTASPVGRTRTARGPGDAGEVRLGVVSCASYVAGHFAAYARLTERDPDLVVHLGDYLYETSSGASVRTHQPAADPVTLEEYRARHAQQRSDPALLELHRRVPVAATWDDHEVAGNAWRDGAEAHDPSRQGPWGERRAAAMRAWLEWLPVRLPDPDDPERIWRSLPLGGVADLVLVDTRHDDRDEPVGADHPDADAAVADPDRRMLSDAQRAWLADELRGSTAAWRVVASQVVVSPLAVAVPEPLAAAGRQLGVAVGGRIVNADQWDGYEAERERFVGLLAEDAVADTIVLAGDLHSSWAFELPGPGGEGADPVAVELVTPSITAPSFARLLGVDAAPVAGAVAAALFGQLPHLRWAELRSHGYLELGITTDGAQADWWHVTDVDEPDAEEVHAASWAVERGTPALVEADGAMGARAEEVPEAPPPVGTATSVPPTDGGGAGPWKFGLVGTAAVAALAVAVRMRRRGSD
- a CDS encoding DUF2182 domain-containing protein translates to MALDPTDVTAGGGLRDRRARLGIPAVLVVLAAAGWWWSVRMAGEMSGVASAGMDPMGDMSATSMAGHSVTFAAFVVAWVAMMAAMMFPAISPVVRLYALAAARGRVAPLPFFVAAYLVVWGLVGVPAYVAWRALKAPLADGATSAGRLAAIVLLAAAAWQLTPLKSVCLRHCRSPLSFFMEHGGKARRRLGAFRMGAAHGLFCLGCCWALMAVLVAMGTMSLAWMAVLAGLIFLEKNAAWGERVATIGAGAFAVLGTGLLLHPQWISSLT